A stretch of Mucilaginibacter terrae DNA encodes these proteins:
- the metH gene encoding methionine synthase: protein MDIREQLQKRILIIDGAMGTMIQRYQLTEEDFRGERFKDHPSDLKGNNDLLNLTRPDVIKAIHAEYLDAGADIIETNTFSTQRISLADYHMEELGYELSFEGARLAREVADVYTQNNPDKPRYVAGAVGPTNRTASLSPDVNDPGYRAVTFDNLAEAYYEQIRGLVDGGSHLLLIETIFDTLNAKAALFAAQRYAEESGKNLPIMISGTITDASGRTLSGQTVEAFWNSVRHANLLSVGLNCALGAREMRPYLEELSDKANVFISAYPNAGLPNEFGAYDETPHETAHQVDDFMQAGLVNIVGGCCGTTPEHIKCIADRAAKYQPRKKAEVETYMRLSGLEAVTVTPLTNFVNVGERTNITGSPKFSKLILAENYEEALTVARQQVEGGAQVIDINMDEGMIDSEAVMVKFLNLVASEPDIAKLPIMVDSSKWSVIEAGLKCLQGKGIVNSISLKEGEEKFKEYARKILSYGAATVVMAFDEQGQADNYERRVEICKRSYDILVNEIGFPPEDIIFDPNILTVATGLEEHNNYAVDFIKATRWIKQNLPHAKVSGGVSNISFSFRGNNVVREAMHSAFLYHAIKAGMDMGIVNAGMLEVYEEIPKELLELVEDVLLNRRPDATERLVEYADTVKRKGKEIVRDEAWRNEPVQKRLSHALVKGIVEYIDADVEEARVQYARTLEVIEGPLMDGMNIVGDLFGAGKMFLPQVVKSARVMKKAVAYLLPFIEAEKLLNADANQRSNAGKILMATVKGDVHDIGKNIVGVVLACNNFEIIDLGVMVPAQKIIEAAKEHNVDIIGLSGLITPSLDEMVHFAKEMERQGFTIPLIVGGATTSRIHAAVKIAPNYSGAAIHVLDASRSVTVCSTLMSKENRDEYIQGIKAEYEKAREAHLNKRNDKRFLSLEEARANKFQLNLDGAVACKPSFTGTKVFEAYPLKELVPYIDWTPFFHTWELRGSYPKILTDKNVGVEATKLFDDAKALLNKVIDENLLQANGVIGFWPANSVGDDIELYADESRTQLLTRIHTLRQQAEKAKGEPYYALSDFIAPKETGVPDYFGGFAVTTGIGCDELVAEYEADHDDYNSIMIKAIADRLAEAFAEKMHELVRREYWGYAKDEQLSNEDLIKEQYQGIRPAPGYPACPEHTEKVTLFDLLKAEDKAHMHLTESMAMLPTASVSGFYFSHPDSRYFGLGKIGKDQIEDYAQRKSMSVETVERWLGPNLNY, encoded by the coding sequence ATGGACATTAGAGAACAACTACAAAAACGCATATTGATAATTGACGGCGCCATGGGTACCATGATTCAGCGCTATCAATTGACGGAGGAGGATTTTCGCGGAGAGCGTTTTAAAGATCACCCGAGTGATTTAAAAGGCAATAACGACCTTTTAAATCTTACCCGTCCTGATGTGATTAAAGCCATACATGCCGAGTACCTGGATGCCGGGGCCGACATTATTGAAACAAATACCTTCAGTACCCAGCGCATATCACTGGCCGATTACCATATGGAAGAGCTGGGTTATGAACTTAGTTTTGAGGGTGCCCGTTTAGCCCGTGAGGTTGCTGATGTTTATACCCAAAATAACCCTGATAAGCCCCGCTATGTAGCCGGTGCCGTTGGCCCAACTAACCGTACGGCCTCGTTATCTCCCGATGTAAATGACCCGGGTTACCGCGCGGTAACATTTGATAATTTGGCCGAAGCTTATTATGAGCAGATACGCGGTTTGGTTGACGGTGGATCGCACCTGTTACTTATTGAAACCATATTTGATACGCTGAATGCCAAGGCGGCTTTGTTTGCCGCACAGCGTTATGCCGAAGAAAGCGGCAAAAACCTACCCATCATGATTTCGGGTACCATTACCGATGCTTCGGGCCGCACCCTTTCGGGGCAAACGGTGGAGGCTTTCTGGAATTCGGTGCGCCACGCTAACCTACTATCGGTTGGTTTAAACTGTGCTTTGGGTGCGCGCGAAATGCGCCCCTATTTAGAGGAACTCTCTGATAAAGCCAACGTATTTATATCAGCCTATCCTAACGCCGGTTTACCTAACGAATTTGGCGCATACGACGAAACCCCGCACGAAACGGCGCACCAGGTTGACGATTTTATGCAGGCCGGACTGGTAAACATAGTAGGCGGATGCTGCGGTACTACACCCGAGCACATTAAATGTATTGCCGATCGCGCAGCCAAATATCAGCCCCGCAAAAAAGCTGAGGTAGAAACCTATATGCGCCTTAGCGGCCTGGAAGCAGTTACCGTTACCCCGCTTACCAACTTTGTAAACGTGGGTGAGCGTACCAATATCACCGGTTCGCCCAAGTTTTCGAAACTGATACTGGCCGAAAACTATGAAGAAGCCCTTACCGTTGCCCGCCAGCAGGTAGAGGGCGGTGCCCAGGTTATTGATATTAACATGGATGAGGGCATGATTGATTCGGAAGCGGTGATGGTGAAATTCCTGAACCTGGTTGCCTCCGAGCCTGACATTGCCAAGTTGCCTATCATGGTCGATTCATCGAAATGGTCGGTTATAGAGGCTGGTTTGAAATGCTTGCAAGGAAAAGGTATTGTAAATTCTATATCGCTTAAAGAAGGTGAAGAAAAGTTTAAAGAATATGCCCGCAAAATATTAAGCTATGGAGCTGCTACGGTTGTAATGGCGTTTGACGAGCAAGGCCAGGCTGATAATTATGAACGCCGGGTTGAAATATGCAAACGCTCATATGATATTTTGGTTAACGAAATTGGCTTCCCTCCCGAAGATATTATTTTCGACCCCAACATCCTTACCGTAGCCACCGGTTTAGAGGAGCATAATAATTATGCGGTAGATTTTATTAAAGCCACCCGCTGGATAAAACAAAACCTGCCCCATGCCAAAGTGAGCGGCGGGGTAAGTAATATTTCGTTCTCTTTCCGTGGTAACAATGTGGTGCGCGAGGCTATGCACTCGGCATTTTTATACCACGCCATAAAGGCGGGTATGGATATGGGCATTGTAAACGCAGGTATGCTCGAGGTTTACGAGGAAATACCTAAAGAATTGCTCGAACTGGTAGAAGACGTGTTGTTAAACCGCCGCCCCGATGCCACCGAGCGTTTGGTAGAATATGCCGACACGGTTAAAAGAAAAGGCAAAGAAATAGTACGCGACGAAGCCTGGCGCAACGAGCCGGTGCAAAAGCGACTGTCGCATGCGCTGGTTAAAGGTATTGTGGAGTACATTGATGCCGACGTGGAAGAAGCGCGGGTGCAATATGCCCGTACGCTGGAAGTAATTGAAGGCCCGCTGATGGACGGCATGAACATAGTAGGCGACCTGTTTGGAGCCGGTAAAATGTTCTTGCCACAAGTGGTAAAATCGGCCAGGGTAATGAAAAAGGCTGTAGCTTATTTACTACCGTTCATCGAAGCCGAAAAGCTATTAAATGCTGATGCCAACCAGCGCAGCAATGCCGGTAAAATATTGATGGCCACCGTTAAAGGCGATGTACATGATATTGGTAAAAACATTGTTGGCGTAGTACTGGCCTGTAACAACTTCGAGATCATTGACCTTGGGGTGATGGTGCCGGCACAAAAAATTATTGAAGCAGCCAAGGAGCATAACGTAGACATTATTGGGCTTAGCGGTTTAATTACCCCATCGCTTGATGAAATGGTACATTTTGCCAAAGAAATGGAGCGCCAAGGCTTTACCATTCCGTTAATTGTGGGCGGGGCTACTACTTCACGTATTCACGCAGCAGTGAAAATTGCGCCTAATTATTCGGGCGCAGCCATCCATGTGCTGGATGCATCGCGCAGCGTAACCGTTTGCAGCACTTTAATGAGCAAAGAAAACCGCGATGAGTATATTCAAGGTATTAAAGCCGAATACGAAAAAGCCCGTGAAGCTCACCTGAATAAACGAAACGACAAACGCTTCCTGAGTTTAGAGGAAGCCCGCGCCAATAAGTTTCAACTAAATTTAGACGGAGCGGTGGCTTGCAAACCATCATTCACCGGCACAAAGGTTTTCGAAGCTTATCCGCTGAAAGAACTGGTGCCTTATATTGATTGGACACCGTTTTTTCATACCTGGGAGCTACGCGGCAGCTATCCTAAAATATTAACCGATAAAAACGTTGGGGTTGAAGCCACCAAGCTATTTGACGATGCGAAGGCTTTATTAAATAAAGTAATTGATGAAAACCTGCTTCAAGCCAACGGCGTTATAGGTTTTTGGCCGGCTAACAGCGTGGGAGACGACATTGAGTTGTATGCTGATGAAAGCCGCACGCAATTGCTAACCCGCATACATACGCTACGCCAACAAGCCGAAAAAGCCAAAGGTGAGCCCTACTATGCCCTGTCTGACTTTATTGCACCTAAAGAAACCGGCGTGCCCGATTACTTTGGCGGCTTTGCCGTAACCACCGGTATTGGTTGTGATGAACTGGTTGCCGAATACGAGGCCGACCACGATGATTACAACAGCATCATGATCAAAGCCATAGCCGACCGCCTTGCCGAAGCCTTTGCCGAAAAAATGCATGAACTGGTTCGTCGCGAATACTGGGGTTATGCTAAAGACGAGCAATTAAGCAACGAGGACTTAATTAAGGAACAATACCAGGGCATTCGCCCGGCACCGGGCTACCCCGCTTGCCCCGAGCATACCGAAAAGGTAACGCTGTTTGATTTGCTTAAAGCTGAAGATAAAGCCCACATGCACCTTACCGAAAGCATGGCCATGCTGCCAACGGCATCAGTAAGCGGGTTCTATTTTTCGCACCCGGATAGCCGTTATTTTGGTTTGGGCAAAATTGGCAAAGACCAGATTGAGGATTATGCACAGCGTAAAAGCATGTCGGTAGAAACGGTGGAAAGATGGTTAGGGCCGAATTTGAATTATTGA
- a CDS encoding Bax inhibitor-1/YccA family protein — protein MENNNFNYQYKNVVQLDENASSRKFIANVFMWMFVALGVSAFVAYLFATNQQYTNLLLDPVTGGRTGLGTIVMFAPIVFVIAMSFGINKFSAPVLTLLFLLFAVLMGAGLSFVLMVYTQSSVVGVFITASAVFGIMAVAGYTTNQDLTKFGSLMIMGLMGMVIASLVNMFIQSPGMNKALSYIGVAVFVGLTAYDVQKLKRIGAGLEYGMADAKKMAIMGALTLYLDFINLFLSLLRIFGGRRGD, from the coding sequence ATGGAAAACAATAATTTTAATTATCAATACAAGAATGTAGTACAGCTCGATGAAAATGCTTCATCGCGTAAATTCATTGCCAATGTGTTTATGTGGATGTTTGTGGCATTGGGTGTATCTGCTTTTGTTGCTTACTTATTTGCTACCAATCAGCAATACACAAACTTACTGCTCGACCCTGTTACCGGTGGCCGCACAGGCTTGGGCACCATTGTTATGTTTGCGCCTATTGTTTTTGTAATTGCCATGTCTTTTGGCATTAACAAGTTTTCGGCACCGGTGCTTACCCTGCTGTTTCTTTTGTTTGCTGTGCTTATGGGTGCCGGTTTAAGCTTTGTGCTAATGGTGTATACCCAATCGTCGGTGGTAGGCGTGTTTATTACGGCATCGGCAGTGTTTGGCATCATGGCTGTGGCTGGTTATACTACCAACCAGGACTTGACAAAATTTGGCTCACTCATGATAATGGGCCTAATGGGCATGGTTATCGCATCATTGGTGAACATGTTTATTCAAAGCCCGGGCATGAACAAGGCTTTAAGCTATATAGGTGTGGCCGTGTTTGTGGGCTTAACCGCTTATGATGTGCAAAAGCTAAAACGCATTGGCGCAGGTTTAGAATACGGCATGGCTGATGCTAAAAAGATGGCCATTATGGGTGCATTAACCCTATACCTCGATTTTATTAACCTGTTTTTATCATTATTAAGAATATTTGGTGGCCGCCGCGGCGATTAA
- a CDS encoding OmpW/AlkL family protein produces the protein MKNLLLSFLLLMGFTSFAQQKHEWNIRLRGIGVIPSESAEIGVIGGDAKISNTFVPELDFTYFFAKNFSAELILATTRHKVSTKASNLSAIGGAAQADVDLGKVWLLPPTLTLQYHLPTGSFVKPYIGAGANYTIFYNADKGPVVQDISYQNKFAFAAQLGVDFDISKSMFINLDVKKIFLSTDVSVDASNLTPAGSPALAPVLRNINADVKINPWVVGIGLGYRF, from the coding sequence ATGAAAAATCTACTCTTATCTTTTTTGCTACTTATGGGTTTTACCAGTTTTGCTCAGCAAAAACATGAATGGAATATACGGCTTAGAGGCATAGGCGTTATACCGTCCGAAAGTGCCGAAATAGGCGTTATAGGCGGCGATGCCAAAATCAGCAACACTTTTGTACCCGAATTAGACTTTACCTACTTTTTTGCCAAAAATTTCTCGGCCGAACTTATTTTGGCAACCACCCGGCATAAGGTAAGCACGAAGGCATCAAACCTGAGTGCTATAGGCGGAGCAGCACAAGCTGATGTTGATTTGGGTAAAGTATGGCTGCTGCCTCCAACCCTAACCTTGCAATACCATTTACCAACAGGCTCATTTGTAAAACCATATATTGGTGCAGGCGCAAACTACACTATATTTTACAATGCTGATAAAGGACCCGTTGTACAGGATATATCATACCAAAACAAATTTGCCTTTGCCGCACAGCTCGGCGTTGATTTTGACATCAGCAAAAGTATGTTCATCAACCTCGATGTTAAAAAGATCTTTCTTTCAACAGATGTTTCGGTTGATGCATCTAACTTAACGCCTGCTGGCAGCCCTGCCCTGGCTCCTGTTTTAAGAAATATTAATGCCGATGTAAAAATTAACCCCTGGGTTGTTGGCATAGGACTTGGATACCGGTTTTAA